A single genomic interval of Spirosoma linguale DSM 74 harbors:
- a CDS encoding peptidase S9B dipeptidylpeptidase IV domain protein (PFAM: peptidase S9B dipeptidylpeptidase IV domain protein; peptidase S9 prolyl oligopeptidase active site domain protein~KEGG: ilo:IL2328 dipeptidyl aminopeptidase): protein MTAPQFLTRFLLVLVALPAIGQTRKNVSLDDIWGRNQGVFAQRTVEAVNWMKAGGFYTTLDGGKIMKFSITTGAAVETLFDARQATVSGTTKRVSVEGYQLSADERKLLITTQEEPIYRRSSKAEFYVYDLTTKALKQLSKAGKQQYATFSPDGKQVAFMRENNLFVVDLDTQKETKLTTDGRQNAIINGGADWVYEEEFSMARAFEWSPDSKRLAWIRFDESRVPEYDMQLWGGLYPIEYRFKYPKAGEANSRVSVWVANVLTGKKVQAQTGTETDIYLPRIQWTKNPELLSIRRMNRLQNKLDLLHVNAATGQATTVLTETSATYVDLEFTDDLTYLADGKSFLWSSERSGYKQLYLYTINGQLIRPITTGNFEVSSVSGVDEKTGTIFFTSTEMSPLERHLYRIGLDGQNKQKLTTLPGTYTTNFSPDFTYYLLYHTSSNAPVRVSLRDTKTTRDLRVLESNDDLKSRLAGYAIQPKQFFQTKAADGSPLNSWMIRPANFDSTGTKKYPVLMFVYGGPGSQTVKNDWDSRDFFWYQTLAQKGYIIVSVDGRGTGARGAAFRTATYAQLGKLETEDQISAARNLKTLPYVDPARVGIWGWSYGGYMSALCMTLGADVFKAGISVAPVTNWRFYDTIYTERYLKRPQENASGYDDNSPVTHAAKLRGPFLLVHGTGDDNVHFQNSVAFEDALIAAGKQFQSFYYPNRNHGIYGGNTRLHLYQMLTDFVEKNL, encoded by the coding sequence TTCCAGCCATCGGCCAAACCCGGAAGAATGTGTCGCTCGATGACATTTGGGGTCGCAATCAGGGTGTATTTGCCCAGCGTACCGTTGAAGCGGTTAACTGGATGAAAGCCGGTGGTTTTTACACGACCCTCGACGGTGGGAAAATCATGAAGTTTTCCATTACCACCGGCGCAGCCGTAGAAACCCTCTTCGATGCGCGGCAGGCAACCGTTTCAGGTACGACAAAACGGGTTAGTGTAGAGGGGTACCAACTGTCGGCCGATGAACGGAAGCTGCTCATCACGACCCAGGAAGAACCCATTTACCGGCGGTCGAGTAAGGCTGAGTTCTACGTCTATGACCTGACTACCAAAGCGCTGAAGCAGTTGAGCAAAGCGGGTAAACAGCAATACGCTACGTTCTCGCCCGATGGCAAACAGGTGGCGTTCATGCGTGAGAATAACCTGTTTGTGGTTGATCTGGATACCCAAAAGGAAACCAAACTCACCACCGACGGCAGGCAGAATGCCATCATAAACGGTGGCGCCGACTGGGTGTATGAAGAAGAGTTTAGTATGGCGCGGGCTTTCGAATGGTCGCCGGATAGCAAGCGGCTGGCCTGGATTCGGTTCGACGAAAGCCGCGTTCCTGAATATGACATGCAGCTTTGGGGCGGCTTGTATCCGATAGAATACCGCTTCAAGTATCCAAAAGCGGGTGAAGCCAATTCACGCGTGTCCGTTTGGGTAGCCAATGTGCTCACCGGTAAAAAAGTGCAGGCACAAACGGGCACCGAAACCGATATATACCTGCCCCGCATTCAGTGGACGAAAAACCCGGAACTGCTGTCGATTCGGCGTATGAACCGGCTTCAGAATAAGCTCGACCTGCTGCATGTAAACGCAGCCACCGGACAAGCCACAACGGTGCTGACCGAGACAAGCGCCACTTACGTCGACCTGGAGTTTACCGACGACCTGACGTACCTTGCCGATGGCAAGTCGTTTCTCTGGAGCAGCGAACGCAGCGGCTACAAACAGTTGTATCTGTACACTATAAACGGCCAGCTTATTCGGCCCATCACGACCGGCAATTTTGAGGTTTCCAGCGTATCGGGTGTGGATGAGAAAACAGGCACGATCTTTTTCACATCTACCGAAATGTCTCCGCTCGAACGGCATCTGTACCGCATTGGTCTGGATGGGCAGAACAAACAAAAGCTGACTACCTTGCCCGGTACGTACACTACCAATTTCAGCCCCGATTTTACTTACTATCTACTGTATCATACATCGTCAAACGCGCCGGTGCGGGTTAGCCTGCGGGATACGAAAACAACCCGCGACCTACGGGTACTCGAATCGAACGACGACCTGAAAAGCCGGTTAGCCGGTTATGCAATCCAGCCAAAACAGTTCTTTCAGACCAAAGCGGCCGATGGTTCTCCGCTGAATAGCTGGATGATCCGCCCGGCGAACTTCGACAGTACGGGCACAAAAAAATATCCGGTACTGATGTTCGTATATGGCGGTCCGGGTTCGCAGACGGTGAAAAACGATTGGGATAGCCGTGATTTTTTCTGGTACCAGACCCTGGCTCAGAAAGGATACATCATTGTATCGGTCGATGGACGAGGTACGGGTGCCCGGGGAGCCGCCTTTCGAACTGCTACCTACGCCCAACTCGGCAAACTCGAAACCGAAGACCAGATTTCCGCAGCCCGAAATCTAAAGACCCTGCCTTATGTTGACCCTGCCCGCGTTGGAATCTGGGGGTGGAGTTATGGTGGCTACATGAGTGCGTTGTGCATGACCCTTGGGGCCGATGTCTTCAAAGCGGGTATCTCCGTAGCTCCCGTAACGAACTGGCGGTTCTACGACACCATTTATACCGAGCGGTACCTCAAACGTCCGCAGGAGAATGCATCGGGTTACGACGATAATTCGCCCGTTACGCACGCGGCCAAACTGCGCGGCCCATTTCTGCTCGTACACGGCACCGGCGACGATAACGTGCATTTCCAGAACTCCGTTGCGTTTGAAGATGCACTTATTGCGGCTGGCAAGCAGTTCCAGTCCTTCTATTACCCCAACCGGAACCACGGCATTTACGGCGGCAACACCCGCCTACACCTCTACCAAATGCTGACGGACTTTGTGGAGAAGAATCTGTAG